Proteins from a genomic interval of Candidatus Binataceae bacterium:
- the nrfD gene encoding NrfD/PsrC family molybdoenzyme membrane anchor subunit, whose product MRSYGHAFYAVFPLMLAGLVCLIVDLGDPARFHHMLRVFKLSSPMSVGVSTIGAFVFIAFLALVASVLNLPTAVMQIIAIAGLIPALIVAAYKGVLLSTTAQPGWRTMRWLGAAFALSGISMGAAILLAIASNASDLGATRILRFILMWLLVLNALAVRRILGRVDMAGHLSDLGSHSTASRVGLHYTGFIVVGLGLPIVLCALSKGASAVDAAIVLIVLAGALLSRHYLVMLPHRATPDPT is encoded by the coding sequence ATGCGATCGTACGGACACGCGTTTTACGCGGTTTTTCCGTTGATGCTCGCCGGTCTGGTGTGCCTGATCGTAGACCTCGGAGACCCCGCGCGGTTTCATCACATGCTTCGAGTTTTCAAACTGAGCTCTCCGATGTCGGTCGGCGTGTCGACGATCGGCGCTTTTGTTTTCATCGCGTTCCTCGCCTTGGTAGCCTCGGTTCTCAATCTGCCCACAGCCGTGATGCAGATCATTGCGATCGCCGGTCTCATTCCGGCGCTCATCGTCGCCGCCTACAAAGGCGTCTTGTTGAGCACCACTGCGCAGCCGGGTTGGCGTACCATGCGCTGGCTCGGGGCCGCTTTCGCGCTATCGGGCATATCGATGGGAGCTGCGATCTTGCTTGCGATCGCCTCAAATGCCAGCGACTTGGGCGCCACTCGTATCTTGCGTTTCATCCTGATGTGGCTCTTGGTGCTCAACGCCCTTGCGGTCCGGCGCATCCTGGGTCGCGTCGATATGGCAGGCCATCTAAGCGACCTCGGAAGTCACAGCACGGCGTCGCGGGTAGGTTTGCACTACACCGGTTTCATTGTGGTCGGCCTTGGACTGCCCATAGTTCTCTGCGCGCTTTCCAAAGGCGCATCAGCCGTCGACGCGGCAATCGTCCTTATCGTCCTGGCCGGCGCCTTGCTCTCCCGACACTACCTGGTGATGCTGCCGCACCGCGCGACCCCGGATCCTACTTGA
- a CDS encoding bifunctional nuclease domain-containing protein yields the protein MERASARRLCLLMLAAVCTACSCARHSASPPDPAAEVGPGEIEVKVESVHIDDSTQVHFVVLSSLDHEHQLPILIGDPEADAIARALQGVQLERPFTHDLMKAIIQANGERVDCVSISDLRDEVYYATIYMNGGKTKIDSRPSDAIALAANLGAPIFVASKLFENEPAPAIGARSAPRTVTAMGITVEELTPALAQYFHASRGVLIADLDASAAKNAIERGDVITQVGLRAVGSPAEFAKEANTEPGKTVVLRVSHDGAEHNVSFAR from the coding sequence ATGGAGCGCGCGAGTGCACGGCGCCTCTGTTTGCTGATGCTGGCCGCAGTCTGCACCGCGTGCTCGTGTGCCCGCCACAGCGCGTCGCCGCCCGACCCGGCCGCCGAAGTGGGACCTGGCGAAATCGAGGTGAAAGTGGAGTCGGTACACATCGACGATTCCACCCAGGTACATTTCGTAGTGCTCAGCAGCCTCGACCATGAGCATCAACTGCCTATTTTGATCGGTGACCCTGAGGCCGACGCGATTGCACGAGCCCTGCAGGGTGTACAACTCGAGCGCCCGTTTACCCACGATCTGATGAAGGCAATCATCCAGGCGAATGGCGAGCGGGTCGATTGCGTCTCGATCTCGGACCTGCGCGATGAGGTCTACTACGCGACGATTTATATGAATGGTGGAAAAACCAAGATCGACAGCCGTCCCAGCGATGCGATCGCGCTCGCCGCGAATCTCGGCGCGCCCATTTTCGTCGCTTCCAAGTTGTTCGAGAATGAGCCGGCGCCCGCAATCGGTGCCCGCTCGGCGCCGCGCACGGTAACCGCGATGGGAATCACGGTTGAAGAACTTACCCCGGCACTGGCGCAATATTTTCACGCTTCCCGGGGCGTGCTGATAGCGGATCTAGATGCGAGCGCGGCGAAGAACGCGATAGAGCGCGGCGACGTCATTACCCAAGTGGGGCTGCGCGCGGTCGGCAGCCCGGCGGAGTTCGCAAAAGAGGCGAACACCGAACCGGGAAAAACGGTGGTGCTCAGGGTCAGCCACGACGGCGCCGAGCACAACGTCTCGTTTGCTCGCTAA
- the thiD gene encoding bifunctional hydroxymethylpyrimidine kinase/phosphomethylpyrimidine kinase: MVNRQAKSIVLTIAGSDPGGGAGIQADLKTFAALGVYGYSAITQVIAQNSSTVRDIERVSPRMIARQVELLAQERRPNEIKIGALGDGAAVRCVVRVIENLRLEAPVVDPVIVSSAGVRLLDRAGEAALVKYLIPLAKVVTPNIAEAQALTGIRITNDEQMRAAAERLVRMGARVVVIKGGHRAGSESSDLLFDGHHLRWLRARRIAGTAAHGTGCAFSAAIAAYLARGVELEGAVSAAKRYVTEALKQSFKFGRGRSLLEHFVVPRRRGT, encoded by the coding sequence ATGGTTAACCGTCAAGCCAAGAGCATCGTTCTTACTATCGCGGGGAGCGACCCGGGTGGGGGCGCGGGAATTCAGGCCGACTTGAAGACCTTTGCTGCGCTCGGGGTCTATGGATATTCGGCCATCACCCAGGTTATCGCGCAGAACAGTTCGACGGTGCGAGATATCGAGCGGGTCTCGCCTCGAATGATAGCGCGCCAGGTGGAGTTGCTTGCGCAAGAACGTCGTCCGAATGAGATCAAGATCGGAGCGCTGGGCGACGGCGCGGCGGTGCGCTGTGTCGTGCGAGTGATCGAGAATCTGCGCCTTGAGGCGCCGGTTGTCGATCCGGTCATCGTGTCGAGTGCCGGGGTCAGGCTGCTCGATCGTGCCGGTGAGGCGGCGCTGGTGAAGTATCTGATCCCGCTCGCGAAAGTAGTCACGCCTAATATTGCCGAAGCGCAAGCATTGACCGGAATCCGCATTACCAACGATGAGCAGATGCGTGCTGCGGCGGAGCGCTTAGTCCGGATGGGCGCGCGGGTGGTGGTTATCAAAGGTGGGCACCGCGCGGGTAGCGAGTCATCAGACCTGTTGTTCGATGGCCACCACCTGCGTTGGCTACGCGCGCGGAGAATCGCTGGAACCGCGGCGCATGGGACTGGATGCGCATTTTCGGCGGCGATTGCCGCATACCTGGCGCGCGGGGTTGAGCTGGAAGGGGCGGTGAGCGCGGCCAAGCGCTACGTGACCGAGGCCCTTAAGCAATCCTTTAAGTTTGGACGAGGGCGTTCACTGCTGGAGCATTTTGTTGTTCCCCGAAGGCGCGGGACTTGA
- a CDS encoding DUF6178 family protein gives MPSRDQSEFLNLPFQAKLEFLYGLPARQKRDLILSAPEAERLVQSFSPETLFYTLKEIGSADASDLLSLALPEQVKSLFDLDCWNKDRPNFRRMREWIESLAEAGRKRMADALMELDMEIVALLLRGYIKVHRLEDPSLSADPPSNRYVQFDEHYLIEFIRNDDITSAIGDFLEEAFEREYKYFAGLLEEVYWGVEAELEEQAYQFRRARLSDRGFPDYFEAQDVFAYLNPRDFMAIRDRHEKPSRADLLGDEVVIPPDAAPAIADGDNSLLNAALTAGFAAEGKRQLRSEMAMVSNQVLVARAVDFGDLDAVHEAIATTHHYLNLGLENLAGGDLPNAIEHLRDTHLKHLFRLGVSLTIDLRKRTEHTLGLLGLKPQSVRQIFHLDSPYREAIAGFLARFPRFYSALDGTGGVAMRDFRSMRDLHLSYAILDQVDAMPTLFGTLLDIDIASAAFRAEVAAREVRLSQILLTALARHALDGRLVPEPIESSRLSALRGAIILRNGKPGRLSESFRASVQQTIRDHLDDATRLASADFVNSCLNVLEEDFAELGKEIDPRFLRSVLIRRA, from the coding sequence ATGCCGAGCCGGGATCAATCAGAATTTCTCAATCTGCCTTTCCAGGCAAAGCTGGAATTCCTGTACGGTCTTCCGGCCCGGCAGAAGCGCGACCTGATCCTCTCAGCTCCCGAAGCCGAGCGACTGGTCCAATCCTTCTCGCCCGAGACTTTGTTCTACACGCTCAAGGAAATCGGCTCCGCCGACGCGAGCGATTTGCTGAGCCTCGCTCTCCCCGAGCAGGTGAAGTCCCTGTTCGATCTGGACTGCTGGAACAAGGACCGTCCCAACTTCCGCCGAATGCGTGAATGGATCGAGTCTCTCGCGGAAGCCGGACGCAAGCGGATGGCCGACGCCCTGATGGAACTAGACATGGAGATCGTCGCGCTGCTCCTGCGCGGCTACATCAAGGTGCATCGCCTCGAAGACCCCTCGCTGTCAGCGGACCCTCCCTCGAATCGTTACGTGCAGTTCGACGAGCACTACCTGATCGAGTTTATTCGCAACGATGACATCACGTCCGCGATCGGCGATTTCCTCGAAGAAGCGTTTGAACGCGAATACAAGTACTTTGCCGGCCTGCTGGAGGAGGTCTATTGGGGAGTGGAAGCGGAACTCGAGGAACAGGCCTACCAGTTCCGCCGCGCGCGGCTCAGCGACCGTGGATTCCCCGACTACTTCGAAGCGCAGGATGTATTCGCCTACCTGAATCCCCGCGACTTCATGGCGATTCGCGATCGCCACGAAAAGCCGAGCCGCGCTGATCTGCTCGGCGACGAAGTGGTCATTCCTCCCGATGCTGCTCCCGCGATCGCCGACGGCGACAATTCGCTGCTCAACGCCGCCCTGACGGCGGGCTTTGCGGCGGAAGGTAAGCGACAGCTCCGCAGCGAGATGGCAATGGTTTCAAACCAGGTGCTGGTGGCACGGGCGGTCGATTTCGGTGACCTGGACGCGGTCCATGAAGCAATCGCAACTACCCATCATTACCTGAATCTCGGCCTGGAAAATCTTGCGGGTGGCGATCTGCCCAATGCGATCGAGCATCTTCGCGACACCCACCTAAAGCATCTGTTCCGCCTCGGTGTGAGTCTCACGATCGATCTGCGCAAGCGCACCGAACACACCCTCGGGCTGCTCGGGCTCAAGCCGCAAAGCGTGCGGCAGATTTTCCATTTGGACTCGCCCTATCGCGAGGCGATTGCAGGCTTTCTGGCACGGTTTCCGCGGTTTTATTCAGCGCTCGATGGGACCGGCGGAGTGGCCATGCGCGATTTCCGCAGCATGCGCGATCTGCACCTGAGCTACGCAATTCTCGACCAGGTTGACGCGATGCCGACCTTGTTCGGCACCTTACTCGACATCGATATAGCTTCCGCTGCTTTCCGCGCAGAGGTCGCCGCCCGTGAAGTTCGCCTCAGCCAGATCCTACTGACGGCCTTGGCCCGCCACGCGCTCGATGGCCGCCTGGTGCCGGAACCGATCGAATCATCGCGGCTCTCCGCGCTGCGCGGCGCAATCATTTTACGCAACGGTAAGCCGGGAAGACTCAGCGAGTCGTTCCGTGCGTCGGTTCAGCAAACCATACGCGACCACCTGGATGATGCTACTCGCCTGGCCAGCGCGGATTTCGTGAACTCTTGTCTGAACGTGCTCGAGGAAGACTTCGCCGAACTCGGCAAGGAAATTGACCCGCGGTTCCTGCGGTCGGTTCTGATTCGCCGCGCGTGA
- a CDS encoding formate dehydrogenase subunit delta: MDIHHLVTMANQIAEFFRSSNPDRAEAVAATVQHLRSFWDPRMRREIIARVNDGADVSELNEIARDAIRRLAQDSAAKTVA; encoded by the coding sequence ATGGACATTCATCACCTGGTGACGATGGCGAACCAGATCGCCGAATTTTTTCGCAGCTCGAATCCCGATCGCGCGGAAGCGGTTGCTGCCACCGTACAGCATCTGCGGAGCTTCTGGGATCCGCGGATGCGCCGCGAGATCATCGCGCGCGTTAACGATGGAGCGGATGTATCGGAACTCAACGAGATCGCGCGCGACGCTATCCGTCGGCTCGCACAAGACAGTGCCGCGAAGACGGTTGCGTGA
- a CDS encoding DegT/DnrJ/EryC1/StrS aminotransferase family protein has product MRQIPFHRPSMGPEEEREVIETLRSGWITTGPKAKQFEKEFAKYVGARNALAVAHCTGALHLSLWALGLGPGDEVITTPFTFTATAEVMGYLGIKPVFVDVDPGTFNLSPARVEEALEGGRHRRVRALLPVHFAGHPCDMDRLLAIARQYELKIVEDAAHAAGAARYLDGRGMTRIGTVGDLTCFSFYATKNFTSAEGGMITTADDTLAEKIAVASLHGMNKDAWKRYDTTGSWFYEIHDLGFKYNLSDVHAAIGLAQLRRADQLMHRRGEIAKHYSDAFRDCDAFQVPYAESGLEHPWHLYVLRMKPDLLRIGRGQFVELLRERGVGTSVHCIPLHTMHYYQRAYGYRNGDFPVAEDIYNRCFSLPIYASMSDEDVAYVIEMVLSIAGENRR; this is encoded by the coding sequence ATGCGCCAGATACCATTCCATCGTCCCTCGATGGGCCCCGAAGAGGAACGTGAAGTCATCGAGACCTTGCGTTCCGGCTGGATCACCACTGGACCCAAGGCAAAGCAGTTCGAAAAAGAATTTGCCAAGTACGTCGGCGCCCGCAACGCGCTCGCCGTCGCGCACTGTACCGGAGCACTCCACCTGTCGCTTTGGGCGCTCGGCTTGGGGCCAGGCGATGAGGTCATAACCACCCCGTTCACCTTCACCGCGACCGCGGAGGTCATGGGCTACCTTGGTATCAAGCCGGTGTTTGTCGACGTTGACCCGGGAACCTTCAACCTCAGTCCCGCGCGTGTGGAGGAAGCCCTCGAGGGAGGACGTCATCGGCGCGTGCGCGCCCTCCTCCCGGTTCACTTCGCCGGCCATCCCTGCGATATGGATCGGCTTCTTGCCATCGCGCGGCAGTACGAGCTGAAGATAGTTGAAGATGCAGCTCACGCGGCGGGTGCAGCACGCTACCTCGACGGTCGCGGGATGACCCGAATCGGAACGGTTGGCGACCTCACTTGCTTCAGCTTCTACGCGACCAAGAATTTTACTTCGGCGGAAGGTGGTATGATTACCACCGCCGACGACACCCTGGCCGAAAAAATCGCCGTGGCGAGCCTCCACGGGATGAACAAGGATGCGTGGAAACGCTACGACACCACCGGCTCGTGGTTCTACGAAATTCACGATCTCGGTTTCAAGTACAACCTCTCGGATGTTCACGCCGCGATCGGGCTTGCGCAGCTTAGGCGCGCTGACCAACTGATGCACCGCCGCGGCGAAATCGCCAAACACTACAGTGATGCGTTTCGCGACTGCGACGCCTTTCAGGTTCCCTACGCTGAATCCGGTTTAGAACACCCGTGGCACCTGTATGTGCTCCGCATGAAGCCGGACCTGCTGCGCATCGGGCGGGGCCAGTTCGTAGAGCTGTTGCGCGAGCGCGGGGTGGGAACTTCAGTACACTGCATTCCGCTGCACACCATGCACTACTATCAGCGAGCGTACGGCTATCGTAACGGCGATTTCCCGGTCGCCGAGGATATTTACAACCGGTGTTTCTCTCTGCCGATCTACGCCTCGATGAGTGACGAAGACGTGGCGTACGTGATCGAGATGGTACTTTCGATCGCCGGCGAAAACCGGCGCTGA
- a CDS encoding L,D-transpeptidase family protein — MTLFGLKYSPYRVFRWSIAALVLVAALWALPRIALGWSDDQFNKRPLYAYPLPQGRDNIIGNLVTYRLEKGDTLLDVGRWFGVTAPEISNANGHIDWWSPPAGRDITLPDEFILPDTPHVGIILNIPEMRIYYYYPSPTGPVLGKGKVTKASMSIKSSVRPDVVYTFPVGLGRYDWKTPVGAFTVKGKTKNPTWVVPLDIYQEHLERDGEADHMIPGGDPDNPLGLYRLELTLPEYALHGTNVPWGVGMEVSHGCVRLYPEDIDRLFHKVKVGTPGEFVYQPIKFGWRGEALYVEVHDDLYGRFPGAWAHALEEVRQRGLEDQVDMTKLQKAVEQKTGIPTYIMPGPLPDGTAG, encoded by the coding sequence ATGACCTTATTCGGCTTGAAGTACTCACCCTACCGCGTTTTCAGATGGTCAATTGCGGCGCTTGTGCTCGTCGCCGCGCTGTGGGCGCTGCCCCGCATCGCGCTGGGATGGAGTGACGATCAGTTCAACAAGCGGCCTCTGTACGCGTACCCACTTCCCCAGGGCCGCGACAACATCATTGGCAACCTGGTCACCTATCGGCTGGAAAAGGGCGACACACTTCTGGATGTCGGAAGATGGTTCGGCGTGACCGCGCCGGAGATCTCCAACGCCAATGGACACATCGATTGGTGGTCGCCGCCGGCCGGCAGAGACATCACGCTCCCGGACGAGTTTATTTTGCCCGACACTCCCCATGTCGGGATCATCCTCAACATCCCGGAGATGCGGATCTATTACTACTATCCGTCCCCCACTGGACCGGTCCTTGGCAAGGGCAAGGTGACCAAAGCCTCGATGTCGATTAAATCGAGCGTACGTCCGGACGTGGTCTACACTTTCCCCGTTGGTCTCGGTCGTTACGACTGGAAGACACCGGTGGGCGCCTTCACGGTCAAAGGGAAGACCAAGAACCCCACCTGGGTGGTCCCCCTCGACATATACCAGGAGCACCTGGAGCGCGATGGCGAGGCCGACCATATGATTCCTGGCGGCGATCCGGACAATCCGCTTGGCCTCTATCGACTCGAATTGACACTCCCGGAATACGCCCTGCACGGCACTAACGTTCCGTGGGGTGTCGGGATGGAAGTAAGCCACGGATGCGTGCGCCTGTATCCGGAAGACATCGATCGGCTGTTTCACAAGGTGAAAGTCGGGACCCCGGGCGAATTCGTATATCAGCCGATCAAATTTGGATGGCGCGGAGAGGCGCTCTACGTCGAGGTGCATGACGACCTCTACGGGCGCTTCCCGGGTGCCTGGGCTCATGCGCTCGAGGAAGTAAGGCAACGCGGTCTCGAAGACCAGGTGGATATGACCAAGCTCCAGAAAGCGGTCGAGCAGAAAACTGGCATTCCTACTTACATAATGCCGGGGCCGCTTCCGGACGGGACCGCCGGGTAG
- a CDS encoding RlmE family RNA methyltransferase — protein sequence MATYQPHDKYYRKARAQGLVSRAAFKIEEIITRSRLVRRDARIVDLGCAPGGWLVILAGAVGPAGRVVGVDLTRCANPPPPAVTIVGDITDVETLERAIAVLGGPADLVTSDLAPKLSGITVRDQAQSERLLAAARNFARRALKPGGALVAKVFMGGDFKQILEDFERDFEHVEVTRPAATRPGSSELYVVARGFKSKRDLTRS from the coding sequence ATGGCGACCTATCAGCCGCACGACAAATATTATCGCAAGGCGCGCGCGCAGGGGTTGGTCTCGCGCGCTGCGTTCAAAATCGAAGAAATAATTACCCGCTCAAGATTGGTGCGGCGCGACGCGCGAATCGTCGACCTCGGATGCGCGCCAGGCGGATGGCTGGTGATACTCGCCGGCGCGGTGGGCCCCGCGGGCCGGGTAGTCGGCGTTGACCTTACCCGATGCGCAAACCCGCCACCGCCGGCGGTAACTATCGTGGGCGACATCACCGATGTCGAGACGCTCGAGCGCGCGATCGCCGTGCTCGGTGGTCCGGCTGACCTGGTTACCAGCGACCTTGCACCAAAACTGAGCGGAATCACCGTGCGTGACCAAGCACAGTCGGAACGCTTGTTGGCGGCGGCCCGCAATTTTGCAAGGCGAGCGTTGAAACCCGGCGGCGCGTTGGTCGCCAAGGTTTTCATGGGCGGTGATTTCAAACAGATTCTTGAGGACTTCGAGCGCGACTTTGAGCACGTCGAGGTGACCCGCCCGGCCGCGACCCGGCCGGGCTCATCGGAGTTGTACGTCGTCGCACGCGGTTTCAAAAGCAAACGAGACCTGACGCGCAGCTGA
- a CDS encoding UvrD-helicase domain-containing protein, whose protein sequence is MSSTRLDNLNPEQRAAVLAPDGPILILAGAGSGKTRVLTYRIAHLLGERNADPRRVLAVTFTNKAAAEMRDRIGTLLGPAARPPWVSTFHSMCARILRQECEALGFERNFSILDEGDSITVLRGVIEEAALTDTPPLELVRARIEQAKNEAISPAALATSAGNGRETAIATLYRLYQERMSAINAMDFADLQMQVWMLFEQDREVLARWQSHADHLLVDEYQDTNHVQYLLVRALSAGSANLCVVGDEDQSIYGWRGADIRNILAFENDFPDATIFKLEQNYRSTKVILAAAGGVIRNNTERKEKTLWTENETGEPVVYYTGTTERDEADFIAREVARLVASGAFQPADFVVFYRVNAQSRVIEEALVRRRVPYYVVGGVRFYEQRDVKDMLAYLRVLANPADSVSLERMAGTPPRGIGAKTLEVVGEIAARERIPSFEALGRLETESRVALRIAKTAGALYGWMRELSANAATMPMQEIISTIVSYSGFEAYLESLPDATARKQNLAEMLAAAAAFDAEGEPGRLADFLDRVALVSDADQVANEGGRAALMTLHTSKGLEYPVVFIAGMEEGLFPHNRSQDSSDEIEEERRLCYVGMTRARRLLYLSNTFSRELYGVRQESRPSRFLGEIDGGLLRRIAPEGPRTSSREGAAREPYVDYSDGQLEGGEEPHEVVAVGARVVHSTFGRGIVRRREGRGDAAKAWVDFDRAGLKLLVLRFANLKPIAD, encoded by the coding sequence ATGTCATCTACCCGACTCGACAATTTGAACCCCGAGCAGCGTGCGGCGGTCCTCGCGCCAGACGGTCCGATACTCATCCTGGCCGGCGCTGGTTCAGGTAAGACTCGCGTTCTGACCTATCGTATCGCTCACCTTCTTGGAGAACGCAACGCGGATCCCCGACGCGTGCTGGCGGTTACCTTCACGAATAAGGCCGCCGCTGAAATGCGCGATCGCATTGGTACCTTGCTCGGCCCCGCGGCGCGGCCGCCGTGGGTCAGCACCTTCCATTCGATGTGCGCTCGAATCTTGCGCCAGGAGTGCGAGGCGTTGGGCTTCGAACGCAACTTCTCGATTTTGGATGAAGGCGATTCGATCACGGTGCTCCGTGGCGTAATCGAAGAGGCGGCGCTCACCGATACTCCGCCGCTCGAACTGGTGCGCGCGCGCATCGAGCAGGCCAAGAACGAAGCAATTTCGCCGGCCGCGCTGGCAACCTCCGCCGGAAATGGACGCGAAACCGCGATCGCGACCTTGTATCGCCTTTACCAGGAGCGGATGAGCGCCATAAACGCCATGGACTTCGCCGATCTCCAGATGCAGGTCTGGATGCTGTTCGAGCAGGATCGCGAGGTTCTCGCCCGCTGGCAATCGCACGCAGACCATCTGCTGGTCGACGAATATCAAGACACCAATCACGTTCAATACCTGCTGGTTCGTGCACTATCCGCCGGCAGCGCCAATCTCTGCGTGGTCGGCGACGAGGATCAGTCGATCTACGGATGGCGCGGCGCTGACATCCGCAACATCCTGGCGTTCGAAAACGATTTTCCCGATGCGACAATATTCAAGCTTGAGCAGAACTACCGTTCCACCAAGGTCATTCTCGCTGCCGCCGGAGGTGTGATTCGCAACAACACCGAACGCAAGGAGAAAACCCTCTGGACCGAGAACGAGACCGGCGAACCAGTCGTGTATTACACCGGGACGACGGAACGTGACGAAGCCGACTTTATCGCGCGCGAAGTCGCTCGGCTGGTTGCCTCGGGCGCCTTCCAGCCCGCCGATTTCGTAGTTTTCTACCGCGTCAATGCGCAGTCGCGCGTGATCGAAGAGGCACTCGTGCGACGCCGCGTTCCCTACTACGTGGTGGGTGGCGTCCGATTCTACGAGCAGCGCGACGTTAAAGACATGCTCGCATACCTGCGGGTGCTCGCAAATCCGGCCGATTCGGTTAGCCTCGAACGGATGGCCGGGACACCACCGCGCGGGATTGGCGCCAAAACCCTGGAAGTGGTCGGAGAGATCGCCGCACGCGAGCGCATCCCGTCGTTCGAGGCGCTAGGCCGGCTGGAAACCGAATCCAGGGTAGCCCTGCGAATCGCCAAAACCGCAGGCGCGCTCTATGGGTGGATGCGCGAACTGTCGGCCAATGCTGCAACCATGCCGATGCAAGAGATCATCAGTACCATCGTCAGCTACTCAGGCTTCGAGGCCTACCTCGAAAGCCTTCCCGATGCGACGGCCCGCAAACAGAACCTTGCCGAAATGCTCGCTGCGGCCGCCGCCTTCGATGCAGAAGGAGAACCAGGACGGCTCGCCGACTTTCTGGACCGAGTCGCACTGGTCAGCGATGCCGACCAGGTAGCCAACGAAGGAGGCCGCGCCGCGCTCATGACCCTGCATACCTCCAAAGGGCTGGAATACCCCGTGGTCTTCATCGCCGGGATGGAGGAGGGGTTGTTCCCGCACAACCGCTCGCAAGACAGCAGCGACGAAATCGAGGAGGAAAGGCGTCTGTGCTATGTCGGCATGACCCGCGCCCGCCGCCTCCTCTATCTTTCGAACACGTTCTCGCGCGAACTGTATGGGGTGCGACAGGAGTCGCGGCCCTCCAGATTTCTCGGCGAAATTGATGGCGGCCTGCTTCGCCGAATCGCGCCCGAGGGGCCGCGCACCAGCTCGCGCGAAGGCGCAGCGCGCGAGCCATACGTCGACTACAGCGATGGACAACTTGAGGGTGGTGAAGAACCCCATGAGGTGGTGGCAGTCGGCGCGCGGGTGGTGCACTCCACCTTTGGCCGCGGGATCGTCCGCCGACGCGAGGGACGCGGCGATGCCGCTAAGGCCTGGGTCGATTTCGATCGCGCTGGCCTGAAGTTACTTGTGCTAAGATTCGCGAATCTGAAGCCGATTGCCGACTAG